Genomic window (Campylobacter magnus):
CGCACTGGGGCAAGAAGCAGCAGCTATGGCAATAGAAAATGCTGTAAAAGCCGTGCTAAAAGATGGATATCGCACCAAAGATTTAGCTAGCTTTGATGCCAAAGAAATCTGCACCACTAGCGAAATAGGCACGATAATAAGCGATTATATCAAAAAAGCATGAGTAAGTTTAATATCACCGAAGCACTGATATATGAAAATCAAGGGCTAAAAGAAGAAGCCCTTGAAATATATAAAAAAATCCTTGAAAGCGACCCTGATAATTTCAAGGCTGCAGCGCATTTGCGCCGCCTAAAAAAAGAAATGGCAGAGCCAAATAAAGAAAAACTTGAAATGTTTTTGCGCTTAAGAGATGAAAATGAAATAAAAGAGTTTAAAAGGTGGTTGATTAGCCTATGAACAGTATCGAAGATATCGCAAAAATGGCTATTGAAGAAGTGGGAGCTGAGCTTAAAGAGCTAGAGAATTCTAGAATTCCCACCAAAGCTCCAAAGCCTCTAAGAGCTGCAAATGAAGTACTAAACGCTGCTATAAAAAACGATGAAGCTGCGCAGCTAAACGCAGCTAGCGCAGCTAGTGTAGCTAGCGTAATAAAAGAAAAAGAAAATGAAAACACTCTAAATATCACAAATACTAATAGCAATACATTTGGAGCTGAGATTAGAGTTTTTGGTGAGGCCCAGGCAGGTGAGGCTCGGGCAAAGGATACTAGCGCAGATTTGCCTGATAGCATTGCAAAAATGGAGTTTGCTGGTCTTGATGCTACGCCAAATGAGCAGGATAAAAACTTTTTGGCAAACGCCACGCTTACAGCAAATGCCACGCTTGCAGCAAATGCAGCTATAGGAATTACTGCAATAAACTCTATTGATAGTACTCAAAATACTAGCGCAAATAGCGAAAAAGAGTATCTTTTAGCACTAAAAGAGAGGCTAGAAGTGCTTTTTGCTGGGCTAAAAAACAGCGAGGGCAATCTAAGTTTGCGCCTTGATCTTACTATTCGTTTTTTGGAATTTTTACTTGCAAATACAAACGAAAGACTTACTAAACTACCAAAATAGCGAGCTAAAAGTCGAGTTTGAAAAAATCAAATCTGCCCTTGCGCCGCACACCAAAAGAGCGTATTTTGTAGGCGGCTGTGTGCGAGATGCGCTACTTGGGCTTGCTTGCTATGATTATGATATCGAGATTTACGACCTTAGCCCAGAGCTTTTTGATAGCATTATGAGCGAACTTGGGGCAAAGGGCGTGGGAAAAAGCTTTTTTGTCTACAAGCTTGGAGCCTTTGATCTAGCTTTGGCTCGCACTGAGAGCAAAAGTGGCTTTGGACACAGGGGCTTTGAAGTGCGTGTGTGTAATGATGAGCGTAGTGGTTCGCTGCGCCGTGATTTTAGCATAAATGCGCTTATGTTAAATATTTTTGATAATAGAATTCTAGATTTTCATAGCGGCAGAGCTGACTTGCTTGCTAAGCAGCTTAGGGTGGTTAGCAAGCAGACTTTTTGCGATGATAGCCTTAGGGTGCTAAGAGCTGCGCAGTTTGTAGCTAGGTTTAATCTAAAAATTGAGAAAAAAAGCCTAGAGCTTATGCGAAACATCGATATTAGCGACCTTAGTAGCGAGCGAGTGCGAATGGAGCTAAATAAACTTTTTGGCGCAAAATATCTTAAAAAAGGGCTTTTAGCAATGAGAGAGCTAGGGCTTGATAAAAAGCTAATTGGCTCAGAGTTTAGCGATGATTTCATCAAGCGTGCTATCTCTCATGCTAAAATTACTAAAAATCATCTTAGTATCCCTTATGATATTTTTTGTGAGTATGGTGTGCTTTTAGCTGGTTTTGAGAGTGTAAAAAAGCAGGCTTTTTTAAAGCGAGCAAGTGCTAAAAAGCTCTGTGAACTAGCACTGAAAATACCGCTAAAAAACTGGCTAGGACTAAATACAAAAGCTCGCATAAACCTAGCAAAAAAAATGGGAGTTTTTGACGAAAAACTAAGACTTAGCCTAGATGAAAACGAGCTAAAACGCTTAGAGTCAAAAGAGCGAGAAAGACTGATTTTAAGGGCAAAAAAAAGCGCAATAAATACCGCAATTTCAAAAATAAAAGGGCAAAAATGATAGGAATAGATCTAGGCTCAAACACGCTAAGAGCGTGTAAAATGAAGCAAAACGGCGAGCTTATATGGGGTTTTGAGCGCATTGTAGGCTCGGCTCGTGGCATGGATGAGAGTGGGCTAAAGTCTCAGGCAAAAGAGCGAATTCTAAAAGCCCTTAAAGAGCTAAAAAGCGAGCATGAGCTAAGCGGGGAGTATTTTGGCGCAGCCACAGCAGCATTTAGAAGGGCAAAAAATGCGCCTGATTTTTTAGCGCAGATCAAAAACGAGCTTGGCATAGAACTTGAAATAATCAGCGGAGAAAAAGAAGCCTCGCTTGTAGCACTTGGCATAAACTCACGGCTAAAAGCCCTTGGAATTTCTAGCAAGAACGCTCTTTTTATAGACCTTGGCGGGGCTAGCACGGAGATTTCTTTTAAAAGCGAGCTAAAAAGCTTTG
Coding sequences:
- a CDS encoding CiaD-like domain-containing protein, which gives rise to MNSIEDIAKMAIEEVGAELKELENSRIPTKAPKPLRAANEVLNAAIKNDEAAQLNAASAASVASVIKEKENENTLNITNTNSNTFGAEIRVFGEAQAGEARAKDTSADLPDSIAKMEFAGLDATPNEQDKNFLANATLTANATLAANAAIGITAINSIDSTQNTSANSEKEYLLALKERLEVLFAGLKNSEGNLSLRLDLTIRFLEFLLANTNERLTKLPK
- a CDS encoding tRNA nucleotidyltransferase/poly(A) polymerase family protein; protein product: MQIQTKDLLNYQNSELKVEFEKIKSALAPHTKRAYFVGGCVRDALLGLACYDYDIEIYDLSPELFDSIMSELGAKGVGKSFFVYKLGAFDLALARTESKSGFGHRGFEVRVCNDERSGSLRRDFSINALMLNIFDNRILDFHSGRADLLAKQLRVVSKQTFCDDSLRVLRAAQFVARFNLKIEKKSLELMRNIDISDLSSERVRMELNKLFGAKYLKKGLLAMRELGLDKKLIGSEFSDDFIKRAISHAKITKNHLSIPYDIFCEYGVLLAGFESVKKQAFLKRASAKKLCELALKIPLKNWLGLNTKARINLAKKMGVFDEKLRLSLDENELKRLESKERERLILRAKKSAINTAISKIKGQK
- a CDS encoding Ppx/GppA phosphatase family protein — encoded protein: MIGIDLGSNTLRACKMKQNGELIWGFERIVGSARGMDESGLKSQAKERILKALKELKSEHELSGEYFGAATAAFRRAKNAPDFLAQIKNELGIELEIISGEKEASLVALGINSRLKALGISSKNALFIDLGGASTEISFKSELKSFDFGIVSFANDFCSDYDAASEVCASACEFISGFEPSMVVLSSGVPTTVAALKIGLNYASYDAKLINGMRLELGDFDTAAAKILASNDKDTLVGKARSDLLLCGTALMKCLLAKVSAHFVVVDDGLREGICFALFSGSLKAKQF